TATTTCGCGGGAACCTGCACCTTCTCTCCCGACTTGGGATTGCGTCCGGTGCGGGGTGGCCGATAGTTCAAGCCGAAGCTGCCGAATCCTCTGATCTCGATGCGTTGTCCGTCCGCGAGGCTCTTGGCCATCGCGTCCAGGATCATCTTGACCGCGAGCTCGGCGTCCTTGGCGACGAGCTGCGGATAGCGGGCCGCGAGCTTCGCGATCAGCTCCGACTTGGTCATGGTCCTCCCTCGACTCTCTTATTGTTGGCTGTTGGCCGTGTCCAGCTTCGCCTTGAGCAGCGCTCCCAGGTTGGTCGTGCCCGCGCTGCTCTTGTCCGCGGCGTGCTTCTGGATCGCCTCGGCCTCCTCCGCCAGGTCTTTCGCCTTGATCGAGAGATTGATCGTACGGTTCTTGCGGTCGACGTTGATGATCATCGCGGTGACCGAATCGCCTTCCTTCAGCTTGGTGCGGATGTCTTCCACGCGGTCGCGCGAGACTTCCGACGCCCGCAGGTAGCCTTCCATGTCGCCGTCGAGGGCGATGACCGCGCCCTTGGCGTCGATCGCCTTCACGGTGCCGGTGACGATCGAGTTCTTCTCGTGCGAGGACACGTAGTTGTTGTACGGGTCGCCTTCGAGCTGCTTGATGCCGAGCGAGATGCGCTCGCGCTCGACGTCGATCGACAGGACCGTCGCGTCGACTTCCTCGCTCTTCTTGTAGTTGCGCACGGCTTCCTCGCCGGGCGTCGACCACGAGAGGTCGGAGAGGTGAACCAGGCCGTCGATGCCGCCGGGCAGGCCGATGAAGATGCCGAAGTCGGTGATCGACTTGATCTGGCCGCGGACGCGATCGCCTTTCTTGTGGTTCATGGCGAACTCTTCCCACGGGTTCGGCATGCACTGCTTCATGCCGAGCGAGATGCGGCGGCGGTCTTCGTCGATCTCGAGGACCATGACTTCCACTTCGTCGCCGAGCTGGACCACTTTGGACGGATGCACGTTCTTGTTGGTCCAGTCCATCTCGGACACGTGCACCAGGCCTTCGATGCCCGACTCGATCTCGACGAACGCACCGTAGTCGGTGAGGTTCGAGACCTTGCCGAACAGGCGCGTGCCGGGCGGGTAACGGCGCGAGAGGCCGACCCACGGGTCCTCGCCGAGCTGCTTCATGCCGAGCGAGACGCGGTTCTTCTCCTGGTCGAACTTCAGGACCTTGGCCTGCACTTCGTCGCCGACCGACAGGATCTCGGACGGGTGCTTGACGCGGCGCCACGCGAGGTCGGTGATGTGCAGCAGGCCGTCGATGCCGCCGAGGTCGACGAACGCACCGTAGTCGGTGATGTTCTTGACGATGCCCTTGACGACGGCGCCTTCCTGCAGCGTCTCGAGGAGCTTCTGGCGCTCTTCACCCTGGTTGGCTTCGAGCACCGCGCGGCGCGACACGACCACGTTGTTGCGCTTGCGGTCGAGCTTGATGACCTTGAAGTCCATCTGCTTGTTTTCGTACGGCGTGGTGTCCTTGACCGGGCGGATGTCCACGAGGGAGCCCGGGAGGAAGGCGCGGATGCCGTTCACCATGACGGTGAGGCCGCCTTTGACCTTGCCGTTGATCGTGCCCTGCACGACGTTGCCCTTCTCGAGGGCTTCCTCGAGCTCGTGCCAGGCGGCAAGGCGCTTCGCCTTGTCGCGCGAGAGCCGCGTCTCGCCGTGGCCGTCTTCGAGGGATTCGATCGCGACGCTGATGAAGTCGCCGGGCTGGACTTCGATCTCGCCGCGGTCGTTACGGAATTCGTCGACCGGAATGTAGCTTTCGGACTTGAGCCCGGCGTTGACCACGACGAAGTTGTCGTCCGCGCGGATCACCTCCGCGGTGATGACTTCGCCTATGCGCATTTCCTTGCGCGCGAGACTTTCTTCGAAAAGGGCCGCGAAGCTTTCGGGATCCAGCGCGGGAGCAGGAGCGGACGTGGTCGGAGAGGCCGGGGTAGAGGTTTTCATCATTAGGGGTTTGGGAGTTTGGTCGCCGCCGGTGGTCGGCGGGTCAGTTGAAAAAACCACGAACCGAGGGGGTCCATGGCGCCTGTTGTTGCCCTCCTGCGCTACCTGGTCTTACCGCGATGCAGCTCCAGCACTTTCGCCACCGAGGCCTCGATCGAGAGGGCTGTCGTATCGAGCTCGACGGCGTCCGGGGCCTTCAAAAGCGGGGCCGCGGCGCGTTGAGTATCGCGCGCGTCCCGCGCCCGGATATCCTGCAAAAGGGCGTCCATGTTAGCACTCATTCCTTTGTCGATCAACTGCTTATAGCGCCTTCTGGCCCTTTCCACGGCGTCCGCGGTCAGGAAGATTTTGAGGCCCGCGTCGGGGAAAACGACCGTGCCCATGTCGCGGCCGTCGGCGACCAGCCCGGGCGGCTGCCGGAACGCGCGCTGGCGCTCCAGCAGGGCGTCGCGCACCGGCTGCAGGGCCGCCACGCGCGAGGCGGCGGCACCCACGTCCTCGGCCCGGATGGCGTCGGTGACGTCGCCGCCCTCCAGCGCGATGCGGGCTCCGGTGAAACGGCAGTCGAGGTCGACGGCGATCTGCGCGAGCGCGGGCACGTCGTCCAGGCCGATGCCGCGCCGTAGCGCCGCGAGTCCCACGAGCCGGTAAAGGGCGCCGCTGTCGAGAAAATGGAAGCCCAGCGCGTCGGCGACCTTGGCGGCGACGGTCCCCTTGCCCGAAGCGGACGGTCCGTCGATGGCGATCACGGGGGCAAGGCTCAAGGCTGACTCTCGGAAATGGAAGCGAGCACGTCGAAATATTCGGGAAAGGTCTTGCCGACGCAGCCGGGGTCGTTGATGCGCACCGGCACACCGCCCAGCGCGACGAGCGAAAAGCACATCGCCATGCGGTGGTCGTCGTAGGTGGCTATGGAAGCGCCGGGCCTGAGTCCGAAGGCGTGAGGCGTGAGGGGTGAGGCGGGAGGCGTGATTTTCAGGTAATCGGCGCCCTCTTCCACGTCCGCGCCGACCTTGCGCAGCTCCGTCGCCATCGCCGAAATCCGGTCGGTCTCTTTCACGCGCCAGCTTCCGATGTTGCGCAAGGTGCTGGGGCCGTCGGCGAAGAGCGCGAGCACTGCCGCGGTCATGGCGGCGTCGGGGATGTGGTTCAGGTCCGCGTCGAGCGCGCGGAGCTTGCCTGTGCGCTTTACGTCGTCGGCCGCGGTCGCCTCGATCCAGTTATCGCCCATCGTGATGTGCGCGCCCATGCGCTCGAGCACTTCGGTGAAACGCACGTCACCCTGGATACTCGATCGCCCGACCCCTTCGACGCGCACCGCTGCGCCGCCCGTCAGCCCGCTGATCAGGCCCGCCGCGAGGAAGTAGGACGCCGACGACGCATCGCCTTCGACGTAGATCTCGCCGGGGCTCGCGTACCCGTTCGTCGCGGGAATGTCGAAGCGAGACCACTCCGTGCGTTTCACCTCGACGCCGAAGCGCTTCAGCGTGTTGACCGTGATCTCGACGTACGGCTTGGAGATGAGCTCCCCGACGATCTCGATGCCGCACGCGCGTCGGGTGAGCGGCAACGCCATCAGCAGTCCGGTGAGGAACTGGCTCGACACGTTGCCGCGAATCTTCAGCGGCCGCGACACGTCGAGCGCCGCGGCACGGATCTGCAGCGGCGGATAGCCCTGCTGCCCGAGGTAATCGATCGCAGCACCGGCCGCGGCGAGCGCTTCGACGAGGTCGCCGATCGGCCGCTCGTGCATGCGCGGCACGCCGGAGAGCCGGTACTCGCCGCCGAGCACGCCGAGCACGGCCGTCAGCGGACGGAACGCGGTGCCCGCATTGCCGAGGAAGAGATCGGCCTGCTTCACCGGAAACGCGCCGCCGGCGCCGTGCACGCGCACCGTGCGGTTCGCCACGGCGTCGCAGCGCACGCCGAGCGCGCGCAGCGCATCCAGCATGTAGCGTGTGTCGTCGGACTCGAGCACGTCGCGTACGAGCGTCTCGCCGTGCGCGAGCGCGGCGAGGAGCAGCGTGCGGTTCGAGATGCTCTTCGATCCCGGCAGCCGCACGCTGCCGCTCACGCGGCGTATGGGAGCGAGGTCGAGATGTTCCACGGTCAGGCGGGTTTCCTGATGAGCCAGCGGCTGCGCGCGTCGCGCGCGCGCTCGAACATGCGGGTGAGCGCGGCCGCGTCGCAATTCTCGATCGCGCCGCGCGCGATCTCGAGCTCTTCGACGTAATTATCGAGCAGCGCCACCAGCGCTTCCCTGTTCGCCACGCAAATGTCGCGCCACATCTCCGGCGAGCTGCCGGCGATGCGCACGGTGTCGCGCAGGCCGCCGCCGGAGTAGCCGAGCAGCGTGGGCGCGTCCTTGCGCTTGGCGAGCATGCTGACGAGCGCGAACGCGACGACATGCGGCAGGTGGCTCACCGCCGCGAAGATCTCGTCGTGGCGCCTCGGATCGAGCCGCACGATCTTCGCGCCGGTCGCGAGCCACGCGTCGCGCACGAGCTTCGAGGCGGAGGTTTTCGTTTCCGGCTGCGGTGCGAGGATCACGTTGCGGTCGCGAAAGAGCTCGGGAAATGCAGCAGTCGCGCCGCTCTTTTCGGTGCCCGCGATCGGATGCGAAGGCACGAAGCGCTCGAAGTGGTCACCCAGGAAGCGCTTCGCGTACGCGATCACGTCCTGCTTGGTGCTGCCGCCGTCGGTGATCACGGTCTTGTCGCCGAGCGCCGGGGCGATCTGCGCCATGACTTCGGGCATCTGCCCGACCGGCGTTCCCAGGAACACCAGATCGGCGTCGCGCACCGCTTTGGCGGCGTCTCGGCTCGCTTCGTCGATGACGCCGAGCTTCAGCGCGGCGTCGAGGTTCTTCTTCGTGCGGCCGACGCCGACGACGTGCCTGACGAGCTTCGCCCTCTTCAGCGCGAGCGCGAACGAGCCGCCGATCAGGCCGACGCCGATGACGACGAGCTTGCCGATCTTCGGTTTGCCGGCGGCCGTTTTCTTACGCGCCGCGCTCACTGAATCGCCGCCTTCAGGCTTTCCAGGAAGCGCGCGTTCTCGCTTTCCAGTCCGATCGAGACGCGCAGGTGGTTCGGCATGCCGTAGCTCGCGATCGGCCGCACGATCACGCCCGCGCGCAGCAGGCGCTGGAACACGCCGGCGGCGTCCTTCACTTCGAAGGTCACGAAGTTGCCGTACGAGGGGATGTAGGCGAGCCCCATCGCCGTGAGCCCCGCGGCGATCTGCTTCATGCCCGCAAGGTTCAGGTCGTGGCTCTGCTTCACGAACGCCTCGTCCGCCAGCGCGGCAGCCGCCGCGGCGAGCGCGACGCTGTTCACGTTGAACGGCTCGCGCACGCGGTTCATGAGATCGGCTACGGCTGCGTTGGCGAGCGAGTAACCCACGCGCAGTCCCGCGAGACCGTAGACCTTGGAAAACGTGCGGCTGATGACGAGGTTCGGGTGCTTCGCCAGCCACGCGACGGTCTCGACGCGCACCTCGCGCGGCAGGTATTCGTTGTACGCCTCGTCGAGCACGACGAGCACGTGATCGGGGAGCTTGCCGATGAAGCGCTCCAGCGCGTCGGCGGCGATGTAGGTGCCGGTGGGATTGTTCGGGTTCGCGATGAAGACGATGCGCGTCTTGCGCGTGACCGCTTTCGCCATCGCGTCGAGGTCGTGGCCGTAATCGCGCGCCGGCACTTCGATGCCTTTCGCACCGATCGCCTGGATCGCGAGCGGATACACCGCAAACGCATGCTGAGAGTAGATTGCCTCGTCTTCCGGCGTGAGGAACGCGCGCGCAGCGAGATCGAGCACGTCGTTGGAGCCGTTGCCGAGCACGATCTGATCGGCGGCGACGCCGTAGCGCTTGCACAGCGCCTGCTTCAGCTCGAAGCCGTTGCCGTCGGGATAGCGGCCGAGGTCCGCCAGGACTTTGGCGATCGCTTCCTGCGCGCGCGGGCTCACGCCGAGCGGATTCTCGTTCGACGCGAGCTTGATGATGCTCGCCTCCTCGAGGTTCAGCTCGCGCGCGAGTTCGGAGATCGGCTTGCCGGGCTGATACGGCGCGATGGCGCGGATGTACGAAGGGGCGAAATCGGAAACGCTCATAAGATCAGTGTTGAGTGTTGAGTGTTGAGTGTTGAGTGTTGAGTTGGGCGTTGGTCGGTCTTGAGCCTCGGGTGCTTAGCGAACACGGTTTTCACTAAACACTCAACACTCAACACTTGACACTAGATTGCGGCAGGATACGAGCCGAGGTTTTTGTACATCGACGCCGTGCGCTCGAGCTCACCCAGCGCCGCGGCGACGTTGCGGTCGTGCGCGTGGCCTTCGATGTCGACGTAGAACACGTACTCCCAGCGGCCGGTGCGCGCCGGGCGCGACTCGAGCTTGCTCATGCTCACGCGGTTCGCGGCCAGAGGCGTCAGCAATTCGTGGATCGCGCCGGGCACGTTGCGCGTCGCGAGGATCAGCGAGGTCTTGTCCTTGCCCGAAGGCGGCGCGTCGCTCTCGGCGATCACGAGAAAGCGCGTGGTGTTGGTCGCTTCGTCCTCGATGTTGCGCGCGAGGAGGTTCAGGCCGTAGAGCTCCGCCGCGGTCTTGCTCGCGATCGCGCCGGTCCCGCGCTCGGCCGCGGCCATGCGCGCGGCTTCGGCATTACTCACGACGGCGACTGTCTCAGCCTGAGGCAGGTTGCGTGCGAGCCAGCGCTGGCATTGCGCGAGGCTCTGGGTGTGCGAGTACACCTTGCGCACCGCCGACAGCGATTTCGCCTTGCTCATGAAGCACTGCCGGATGGGCAGCATCACTTCGCCGCACACGCGCGCGGGCGTCGTGAGGAGCAGGTCGAGCGTGCGGCCGACCGCGCCTTCGGTGGAATTCTCGACGGGCACGACGGCATGCCCCGCGGTCCCGGTCTCCACCTGCCTGAACACTTCGTCGATGGAAGCGCACGGCAGCGTCGGCACCACCCCGCCGAAGTGCTTCATCGCGGCTTCCTGGCTGTAGGTGCCGGCCGGGCCGAGGTATGCGACGACCATGCGGTCTTCGAGCGCCCGGCATGCGGACATGATCTCGGTGAAGACGCGCTGCAACGCCGCGTCGGGCAGCGGCCCGTTGTTGAGCTCGGCGACGCGGCGCAGGACCTGCGCCTCGCGCTCGGGGCGATAGACCGCGACGCCTTTCTTGAAGCGGCCGACCTGCTCCACCACGCGCGCGCGCTGCGCCAGCAGCTTGACGAGCTTTTGGTCGACTGCGTCGATCTTGTCGCGCAGGTTCTTGAGCGTGTCGCTCATTCCTCGGGCAGGAAACGCACCGAGAGCACGCCGCGGATGGCGGCGAGCTCGGCGAGCAGCGACGCCGGCAAGGCGCTGTCGACGTCGACGAGCGTATACGCCATGTCGCCCTTCGACTTGTTCAGCATGGTGTGTATGTTCAGGCCCGCCCGCGCCATCGCCGTGGAGATCTGGCCGACCATGTTGGGCACGTTCGCGTTGGCGATCCCGACGCGGTAAGGCGCCTCGCGCGCCATCACGACGTCCGGAAAGTTCACGGCGTTCATGATGTTACCGTGCTCGAGGAAGTCGCGCACCTGATCGACCACCATCACCGCGCAGTTGTCCTCCGCCTCGCGGGTCGACGCGCCGAGATGCGGCAGGGCGACGGCGCGCGGGTGCCCCTGCAGCGCCTGCATCGGAAAGTCGCACATGTAGTAGCGCAGCCGCTTGCCGTCGAGCGCCTCCAGCACCGCGCGCTCGTCGACCAGCCCGTCGCGCGCGAAGTTGAGCAGGATCGCGCTGTGCTTCATGCATTTCAGGCGTTCGGCGTCGATCATGTTGCGCGTGACGTCGAGCAGCGGCGCGTGCAGCGTGACGAAGTCGCCCGCCTTCAGCACTTCCTCGATCGAGTGCGCTTTCTTCACCTGCGACGGCAGGCTCCACGCGGCGTCGACGGTGATGTGCGGGTCGAAGCCGATCACGTTCATGCCGAGCTTGATCGCGGCGTCGGCGACGAGGCTGCCGATCTTGCCCAGGCCGATGATCCCGAGCGTGTGGCGCGGAAGCTCCGAGCCTACGAACTGCTTCTTGCCGTCTTCGACCGCTTTGTGCAGCGTCTTGTCGTCGCCCTCGAGGTCGCGGGTGAAGTCGAGCGCCGGCACGAGGTTGCGCGCGGCGATCAGCATCGCGGCGATCACCAGCTCCTTCACCGCGTTGGCGTTCGCACCGGGCGCGTTGAAGACCGGAACGCCGCGCTCGCTCATGGCCTTCACCGGGATGTTGTTGGTCCCCGCGCCCGCACGGCCGATCGCCTTCACCTCGCGCGGGATGTCCATCGAGTGCATGTCGTGCGAGCGCACGAGGATCGCGTCCGGCGAGTCGACATGGTTGCCGACGGTGAACCTGCCGGCGGGCAGGCGCTTCAGCCCGAGCTGCGAGATCGAATTGAGTGTGAGGACGCGAAAGGACTCACCCATGCTTGCGCTCGAATTCACGCATGAACTCGACGAGCGCCTGCACGCCCTCCATCGGCATCGCGTTGTAGATCGAAGCGCGCATGCCGCCGACCGAGCGATGGCCCTTGAGCTGCAGCAGCCCGCGCTTGTCCGCTTCCTTGAGGAAATCCTTGTCGAGCGAGTCGCTCTTCAGCGTGAACGGGATGTTCATGCGCGAGCGGTCGTCCTTCGCCACGGGCGAGCCGTAGAACTCGGTCGCGTCGAGGTAATCGTAGAGGAGCTTCGACTTGGCGATGTTGAGCTCTTCCATCTTTTTCAGGCCGCCCAGCTTCTTCAGCCACTGGAACACCAGCCCCGCCATGTAGATGCCGTACGTCGGCGGGGTGTTGTACATCGAATCGGCTTCGGCCTGGGTCTTGAAGTCGAAGACCGTCGGCGTTTCACGCGCGGCGTGGCCGATGAGGTCGTCGCGCACGATCACGATGGTGAGGCCCGCGGGGCCGATGTTCTTCTGCGCGCCGGCATAGATGAGCCCGTAACGCGACACGTCGATCGGGCGCGACAGGATGTGCGACGAGGCGTCGGCGGCCAGCGGCACCTCGCCGGTGTCGGGCGTCCAGTGGAACTCGACGCCGCCGATCGTCTCGTTGGTCGTGACGTGCACGTAGGCGGCGTTCGGATCGAGCTTCCACTCCGACTGCTTCGGCACGCAGGTGAAGTTCGCCGCTTCGGACGAGGCCGCGACGTTCACCTTGCAGTACTTCTTGGCGTCGCCGATCGCTTTCTTCGACCACTGCCCCGTGTTGACGTAATCCGCGCTCGCCTTGCCGCGCAGGATGTTGAGCGGAATCATCGCGAACATCGCCGCGGCGCCGCCCTGCAGGAAGAGCACCTTGTAGTTCTTGGGGATGTTCAGCAGCTCGCGCAGATCTGCTTCCGCGTTGGCGTGGATCGAGATGAACTCGCCGCCGCGGTGGCTCATCTCCATGACCGACATGCCGCTGCCGTGCCAGTCGAGCATCTCCTGCGCGGCCTGCGCGAGCACGGGCTCCGGCAGCACCGCCGGTCCCGCGCTGAAGTTGAATACACGTGCCATCGATGGTCTCGCTTTCCGCTTTTACTTTATTGAGCCGGCTCTGCGGGGCCGCTCGTCTCGGCGCCGGGCTCCGAATCCCCGCCGCCGTTCGTTTCACCGTTGCCGCTGCCGTGACCGTTGCCGTTGCCGTTGCCGTTGCCGTTGCCGTTGCCGCTGCCGTGACCGTTGCCGTTGCCGTCATCCTCCGGCTCCTGGATCTTCTCCACGCCCGCGAGCGCTTCGTTGTCGCCGAGGTTGATGAGCCGCACGCCCTGCGTCGAGCGCCCGAGCTCGCGGATCTCGGCGACGCGCATGCGGATCAGCACGCCGCCGGTCGTGATCAGCATGATCTCGTCCTCGGGGCTCACGAGCTGCGCACCGACGAGCTTGCCGTTCCTCTCGCTGCACTGGATCCCGATCATGCCCTGCGTGCCGCGGCCGTGGCGCGTGTAATCGAGAACCGCGGTGCGCTTGCCGTAACCGTTCTGCGTCGCGGTCAGCACCGACAGCGTCTCGTCGGCGACCGCGATGAGCGAGATCACGTGCTGCCCGTCGCCGAGCTTCATCCCGCGCACGCCGCCCGCGTTGCGTCCCATGGCGCGAACTTCGGACTCGTCGAAGCGCACCGCCTTGCCCGCGTCGGAGAACAGCATGATGTCGTGCTTGCCGTCGGTGAGCGCGACGCCGATGAGGTAGTCGCCGTCGTCGAGCGTGACCGCGATGATGCCTTTGGCCATCGGGCGCGAGAACGCGGACAGCGCGGTCTTTTTCACCGTGCCGTTGGCCGTCGCCATGAAGACGTAGTGATCCTCGTCGAACTCCTTCACCGGCAGCACCGCGGTGATCTTCTCGTCTTCCATCAGCGGAACGAGATTGACGATCGGCTTGCCGCGCGAGGTGCGGCTGCCCTGGGGCACCTCGTACACCTTGAGCCAGTACACGCGCCCGCGGCTCGAGAAGCACAGGATGTAGTCGTGCGTGTTGGCGATGAAGAGCTTCTCGACGAAATCGTCTTCCTTCGTCGTGGTCGCCTGACGCCCGCGGCCGCCGCGCTTCTGTGCGCGGTAGTCGGCGACCGGCTGCGACTTGAGATATCCGCCGTGCGAGATCGTGACGACCACGTCCTCGGGCGTGATCAGGTCCTCGGTGGCGAGATCCTGCGTCGTCGCGACGATTTCGCTGCGGCGCTCGTCGCCGTATTGCGCCTTGATCGCTTCGAGCTCTTCCGAGATGATCTTCGTCACGCGCGCCGGCTTCGACAGGATGTCCAGCAGATCGGCGATCTTCGCCATGGTGTCGCGATACTCCGCGACGATCTTGTCCTGCTCCAGCGCGGTGAGGTTCTGCAGGCGCATCTCCAGGATGCGCTGGGCCTGTACGTCCGAGAGCTTGTAGCCTTGCGCGTGCAGCCCGTATTCCGGCGAGAGCCCTTCCGGCTTGGACAGCGCGCCTTCGCTGCGCGCGAGCATTTCCTCGACCAGCGCGGAGCGCCAGTAGCGCGCCATGAGCTGGACCTTCGCTTCGGCAGGGCTCGCCGCG
The sequence above is a segment of the Burkholderiales bacterium genome. Coding sequences within it:
- a CDS encoding integration host factor subunit beta; translated protein: MTKSELIAKLAARYPQLVAKDAELAVKMILDAMAKSLADGQRIEIRGFGSFGLNYRPPRTGRNPKSGEKVQVPAKYVPHFKAGKELRERVDLKKE
- the rpsA gene encoding 30S ribosomal protein S1, which codes for MKTSTPASPTTSAPAPALDPESFAALFEESLARKEMRIGEVITAEVIRADDNFVVVNAGLKSESYIPVDEFRNDRGEIEVQPGDFISVAIESLEDGHGETRLSRDKAKRLAAWHELEEALEKGNVVQGTINGKVKGGLTVMVNGIRAFLPGSLVDIRPVKDTTPYENKQMDFKVIKLDRKRNNVVVSRRAVLEANQGEERQKLLETLQEGAVVKGIVKNITDYGAFVDLGGIDGLLHITDLAWRRVKHPSEILSVGDEVQAKVLKFDQEKNRVSLGMKQLGEDPWVGLSRRYPPGTRLFGKVSNLTDYGAFVEIESGIEGLVHVSEMDWTNKNVHPSKVVQLGDEVEVMVLEIDEDRRRISLGMKQCMPNPWEEFAMNHKKGDRVRGQIKSITDFGIFIGLPGGIDGLVHLSDLSWSTPGEEAVRNYKKSEEVDATVLSIDVERERISLGIKQLEGDPYNNYVSSHEKNSIVTGTVKAIDAKGAVIALDGDMEGYLRASEVSRDRVEDIRTKLKEGDSVTAMIINVDRKNRTINLSIKAKDLAEEAEAIQKHAADKSSAGTTNLGALLKAKLDTANSQQ
- the cmk gene encoding (d)CMP kinase — its product is MSLAPVIAIDGPSASGKGTVAAKVADALGFHFLDSGALYRLVGLAALRRGIGLDDVPALAQIAVDLDCRFTGARIALEGGDVTDAIRAEDVGAAASRVAALQPVRDALLERQRAFRQPPGLVADGRDMGTVVFPDAGLKIFLTADAVERARRRYKQLIDKGMSANMDALLQDIRARDARDTQRAAAPLLKAPDAVELDTTALSIEASVAKVLELHRGKTR
- the aroA gene encoding 3-phosphoshikimate 1-carboxyvinyltransferase gives rise to the protein MEHLDLAPIRRVSGSVRLPGSKSISNRTLLLAALAHGETLVRDVLESDDTRYMLDALRALGVRCDAVANRTVRVHGAGGAFPVKQADLFLGNAGTAFRPLTAVLGVLGGEYRLSGVPRMHERPIGDLVEALAAAGAAIDYLGQQGYPPLQIRAAALDVSRPLKIRGNVSSQFLTGLLMALPLTRRACGIEIVGELISKPYVEITVNTLKRFGVEVKRTEWSRFDIPATNGYASPGEIYVEGDASSASYFLAAGLISGLTGGAAVRVEGVGRSSIQGDVRFTEVLERMGAHITMGDNWIEATAADDVKRTGKLRALDADLNHIPDAAMTAAVLALFADGPSTLRNIGSWRVKETDRISAMATELRKVGADVEEGADYLKITPPASPLTPHAFGLRPGASIATYDDHRMAMCFSLVALGGVPVRINDPGCVGKTFPEYFDVLASISESQP
- a CDS encoding prephenate dehydrogenase/arogenate dehydrogenase family protein; translation: MSAARKKTAAGKPKIGKLVVIGVGLIGGSFALALKRAKLVRHVVGVGRTKKNLDAALKLGVIDEASRDAAKAVRDADLVFLGTPVGQMPEVMAQIAPALGDKTVITDGGSTKQDVIAYAKRFLGDHFERFVPSHPIAGTEKSGATAAFPELFRDRNVILAPQPETKTSASKLVRDAWLATGAKIVRLDPRRHDEIFAAVSHLPHVVAFALVSMLAKRKDAPTLLGYSGGGLRDTVRIAGSSPEMWRDICVANREALVALLDNYVEELEIARGAIENCDAAALTRMFERARDARSRWLIRKPA
- the hisC gene encoding histidinol-phosphate transaminase, whose product is MSVSDFAPSYIRAIAPYQPGKPISELARELNLEEASIIKLASNENPLGVSPRAQEAIAKVLADLGRYPDGNGFELKQALCKRYGVAADQIVLGNGSNDVLDLAARAFLTPEDEAIYSQHAFAVYPLAIQAIGAKGIEVPARDYGHDLDAMAKAVTRKTRIVFIANPNNPTGTYIAADALERFIGKLPDHVLVVLDEAYNEYLPREVRVETVAWLAKHPNLVISRTFSKVYGLAGLRVGYSLANAAVADLMNRVREPFNVNSVALAAAAAALADEAFVKQSHDLNLAGMKQIAAGLTAMGLAYIPSYGNFVTFEVKDAAGVFQRLLRAGVIVRPIASYGMPNHLRVSIGLESENARFLESLKAAIQ
- the pheA gene encoding prephenate dehydratase → MSDTLKNLRDKIDAVDQKLVKLLAQRARVVEQVGRFKKGVAVYRPEREAQVLRRVAELNNGPLPDAALQRVFTEIMSACRALEDRMVVAYLGPAGTYSQEAAMKHFGGVVPTLPCASIDEVFRQVETGTAGHAVVPVENSTEGAVGRTLDLLLTTPARVCGEVMLPIRQCFMSKAKSLSAVRKVYSHTQSLAQCQRWLARNLPQAETVAVVSNAEAARMAAAERGTGAIASKTAAELYGLNLLARNIEDEATNTTRFLVIAESDAPPSGKDKTSLILATRNVPGAIHELLTPLAANRVSMSKLESRPARTGRWEYVFYVDIEGHAHDRNVAAALGELERTASMYKNLGSYPAAI
- a CDS encoding phosphoglycerate dehydrogenase; amino-acid sequence: MGESFRVLTLNSISQLGLKRLPAGRFTVGNHVDSPDAILVRSHDMHSMDIPREVKAIGRAGAGTNNIPVKAMSERGVPVFNAPGANANAVKELVIAAMLIAARNLVPALDFTRDLEGDDKTLHKAVEDGKKQFVGSELPRHTLGIIGLGKIGSLVADAAIKLGMNVIGFDPHITVDAAWSLPSQVKKAHSIEEVLKAGDFVTLHAPLLDVTRNMIDAERLKCMKHSAILLNFARDGLVDERAVLEALDGKRLRYYMCDFPMQALQGHPRAVALPHLGASTREAEDNCAVMVVDQVRDFLEHGNIMNAVNFPDVVMAREAPYRVGIANANVPNMVGQISTAMARAGLNIHTMLNKSKGDMAYTLVDVDSALPASLLAELAAIRGVLSVRFLPEE
- the serC gene encoding 3-phosphoserine/phosphohydroxythreonine transaminase; this encodes MARVFNFSAGPAVLPEPVLAQAAQEMLDWHGSGMSVMEMSHRGGEFISIHANAEADLRELLNIPKNYKVLFLQGGAAAMFAMIPLNILRGKASADYVNTGQWSKKAIGDAKKYCKVNVAASSEAANFTCVPKQSEWKLDPNAAYVHVTTNETIGGVEFHWTPDTGEVPLAADASSHILSRPIDVSRYGLIYAGAQKNIGPAGLTIVIVRDDLIGHAARETPTVFDFKTQAEADSMYNTPPTYGIYMAGLVFQWLKKLGGLKKMEELNIAKSKLLYDYLDATEFYGSPVAKDDRSRMNIPFTLKSDSLDKDFLKEADKRGLLQLKGHRSVGGMRASIYNAMPMEGVQALVEFMREFERKHG
- the gyrA gene encoding DNA gyrase subunit A, with translation MDQVAKETLPISLEEEMRRSYLDYAMSVIVGRALPDVRDGLKPVHRRILFAMHEANNVWNRPYVKCARVVGDVLGKYHPHGDAATYEALVRMAQDFSMRYTLIDGQGNFGSIDGDSAAAYRYTECRLERITSDMLADIDMETVDFVPNYDGKEREPVTLPTRVPNLLVNGSSGIAVGMATNIPPHNLGEVVDACQALLENPQMSVDDLIDIVPAPDFPTRGIIYGVAGVREGYRTGRGRIVMRARTHFEESEKAGRVSIVIDELPYQVNKANLLMRIGELVREKKLEGISDIRDESDKRGMRAVIELKRGEVPDIILNRLWKETQLQDTFGMNMVALVDGQPRLLNLKQFLEAFLRHRREVVTRRTVFELRKARERGHILEGLAVALSNVDEIIALIKAAASPAEAKVQLMARYWRSALVEEMLARSEGALSKPEGLSPEYGLHAQGYKLSDVQAQRILEMRLQNLTALEQDKIVAEYRDTMAKIADLLDILSKPARVTKIISEELEAIKAQYGDERRSEIVATTQDLATEDLITPEDVVVTISHGGYLKSQPVADYRAQKRGGRGRQATTTKEDDFVEKLFIANTHDYILCFSSRGRVYWLKVYEVPQGSRTSRGKPIVNLVPLMEDEKITAVLPVKEFDEDHYVFMATANGTVKKTALSAFSRPMAKGIIAVTLDDGDYLIGVALTDGKHDIMLFSDAGKAVRFDESEVRAMGRNAGGVRGMKLGDGQHVISLIAVADETLSVLTATQNGYGKRTAVLDYTRHGRGTQGMIGIQCSERNGKLVGAQLVSPEDEIMLITTGGVLIRMRVAEIRELGRSTQGVRLINLGDNEALAGVEKIQEPEDDGNGNGHGSGNGNGNGNGNGNGHGSGNGETNGGGDSEPGAETSGPAEPAQ